In Nicotiana tabacum cultivar K326 chromosome 21, ASM71507v2, whole genome shotgun sequence, one DNA window encodes the following:
- the LOC107786293 gene encoding uncharacterized protein LOC107786293 has protein sequence MSLIRNTWLLFCANVNKEGELIEQFLGLVHVKDTTAHALQKTINSLLLQHSLSSSLIRGQGYDRASNMQGEINGLKALILKDNPSAYCVHCFAHQLQLTLVAVAKKHHDINNFFDILANVLNVVGGFYKRREMLRDDQAEKLDELLVLGEVHTGSGLNQALGLQRPGDTRWGSHFKTLRNFISLFSSIVHVLGVLANEGSNYRRKHWQKV, from the coding sequence ATGTCTCTCATAAGGAACACATGGCTCTTGTTCTGCGCTAATGTCAATAAAGAGGGTGAACTTATTGAGCAATTCCTTGGTCTTGTTCATGTTAAAGATACAACTGCACATGCATTACAAAAAACAATAAATTCTTTGCTTTTACAACATTCATTGAGTTCATCTTTAATACGGGGACAAGGGTATGATAGAGCTAGTAACATGCAAGGAGAAATTAATGGTCTTAAAGCTTTGATTCTGAAAGATAATCCTTCGGCATATTGCGTACATTGCTTTGCTCATCAATTGCAATTGACTCTTGTAGCTGTTGCAAAGAAACACCatgatataaataatttttttgacaTTCTTGCTAATGTTCTGAATGTTGTTGGAGGTTTTTATAAGCGTAGGGAGATGCTTAGAGATGATCAAGCTGAAAAATTAGATGAGTTATTAGTGCTTGGTGAAGTTCATACAGGAAGTGGATTAAATCAAGCACTTGGGCTTCAAAGACCAGGTGATACCCGTTGGGGATCTCACTTTAAGACATTGCGCAACTTTATATCTTTATTCTCATCAATTGTTCATGTACTTGGAGTTCTTGCAAATGAGGGTTCAAATTATCGGAGAAAGCACTGGCAAAAAGTCTAG
- the LOC142175277 gene encoding uncharacterized protein LOC142175277, whose amino-acid sequence MAITYDLNMALQRKDQDIVNAMKLVHFTKRQLQTMRESKWNSLLEDVSSFCDKNGIVIPKMDEKYGLRKSKRKSSTVTYSHHLHVEIFCAAINLQLSKLNNHFSEVNIDLLFGMASLSPDDSFANYDKNKIMKLATYYQNEFTASNLEDLSFELDNYIDYVREMDNAFSNLKGLGDLSKTLVKTNIHKTWGLVYLLMKLSLILPVATATVERDFSSMNFIKNDLRSRIGDDFLNDCLVCYIEDGVFESVPNDAIIDHFQNMTSRRVQLK is encoded by the coding sequence atgGCAATTACATATGATTTGAATATGGCTCTGCAAAGAAAAGATCAAGATATTGTTAATGCTATGAAACTTGTTCATTTCACAAAGAGGCAATTACAAACAATGAGGGAATCTAAATGGAATTCTTTGTTAGAAGATGTCTCTTCGTTTTGTGATAAGAATGGTATTGTGATCCCAAAAATGGATGAGAAGTATGGTCTTCGAAAGTCTAAGCGTAAAAGCTCAACTGTTACATATTCTCATCATTTGCATGTAGAAATTTTTTGTGCCGCTATTAATTTGCAACTTTCGAAGCTTAACAATCATTTTAGTGAAGTGAATATTGATCTGCTTTTTGGTATGGCTAGTTTGAGTCCCGATGATTCTTTTGCAAATtatgataaaaataagattatGAAACTTGCTACATATTATCAAAATGAGTTCACTGCTTCTAATCTTGAAGATCTTAGTTTTGAGCTTGACAACTATATTGACTATGTTCGAGAAATGGACAATGCATTCTCTAACTTGAAAGGGCTTGGCGATCTCTCGAAGACATTGGTTAAAACAAATATTCACAAGACATGGGGACTTGTTTATTTACTTATGAAGCTAAGTTTGATATTACCCGTGGCTACTGCAACGGTCGAAAGGGATTTTTCCTCaatgaattttattaaaaatgactTGCGAAGCAGAATTGGTGATGACTTTTTGAATGATTGTTTAGTTTGTTATATAGAGGATGGAGTATTTGAAAGTGTACCTAATGATGCGATCATTGATCATTTTCAAAACATGACAAGTCGTCGAGTTCAATTGAAATGA